In Nitrosococcus halophilus Nc 4, the genomic stretch CAAAGTTCAGCTTAGAAGTTATAAAGTTATATAATTTAGTCCTTTTGTTGGTTATTACCGGGGTAAAACTACAAGACAGGAAAGAATGATGACACTTGGTCCTGGAGCACTACAACCTCCTAAGGATCGGGTCAGGCTAGCTTATGCGCCCCATTCAAATCTCCTGTTGCCCTACCCCACCAGTTGGGATCCAAGAAATTGAAAGAGGTTGGATATGCGTGACGAGGCCCTACCACTTAAGCAGGGTCTGTATGACCCTCACAACGAACACGACTCTTGTGGTGTTGGTTTTGTCGCCAATGTCAAAGGTCACAAGAGCCATGACCTTATCCGACAGGGTCTACGGATTCTGGAAAACCTAACTCATCGCGGCGCTGTGGGTGCGGATCCACTGGCTGGAGATGGCGCGGGAATCCTGATTCAGATGCCTGACCGCTTCCTCCGGGAGGAATGCGCAGGCCAGGGAATAAAGCTGCCACCCGCCGGCGAATATGGCGTTGGCATGCTCTTTCTTCCCCAAGGGACCGATAACCGCGCTGCCTGCGAAGAGCGGATTAGTTATTACATCGAAGCCGAAGGTCAAACCCTGCTTGGTTGGCGAGATGTACCCACCGATAACATCAAGCTGGGGGAAAGTGTTAAGGCAGTAGAACCGGTAGTCCGGCAGGTCTTTATTGGTCGTGGCGAAAATACCCCTTCAGGTGATGTCTTTGAGCGCAAGCTGTTTGTGATCCGCAAGCAAATAGAAAACGCTGCGCGGGGCTTGGATAAAGCAGATCCAGCGGCCTTCAACATTCCCTCCATGTCCTCCCGGATCTTGGTGTACAAGGGTATGCTCCTGGCCAATCAAGTGGCTTCCTATTTTCTGGACCTCAAAGACGAGCGCATGACGACCGCCCTGTCCCTGGTCCACCAACGCTTTTCTACCAATACTTTCCCCTCTTGGGATCTAGCCCAACCGTTTCGGATGATCGCCCACAACGGGGAAATTAATACCTTGCGAGGGAATATCAACTGGATGGCTGCGCGACGCCATTCCATGACCTCCGAACTGCTAGGCGATGATCTTAAAAAACTTTGGCCCCTGATTGCGGAAGGGCAATCCGACTCCGCCTGCTTTGACAATGCCCTAGAGCTCCTGGTCACTGGCGGCTATCCTCTTGCCCACGCGATGATGCTGCTCATTCCCGAAGCCTGGGCCGGCAATCCCTTAATGGATGAGAAACAACGGGCCTTCTATGAATATCATGCGGCCCTGATGGAACCCTGGGACGGCCCAGCGGCGATGGCCTTTACCGACGGGCGCATGATCGGAGCCACCCTAGACCGTAACGGTTTGCGCCCTGCCCGCTACCTGGTGACCAAGGATGATCTCGTGGTCATGGCATCAGAGATGGGGGTTCTGGATATTCCCGAGGAACGGATTGTCAAAAAATGGCGGCTGCAGCCGGGCAAGATGTTGCTCATCGACCTGGAAGAGGGGCGCATCATCGATGATGATGAGCTGAAAAGAAAGCTGGCGGATGCCGAACCCTATCAAAAATGGCTGGATCAGACCCAAATCCGAATTGAACAGCTGCCTGCCGAGACAGGACCCATGGCCCCTGCCCCAGAGACTCTCCTGGATCGCCAACAGGCCTTTGGTTACACTCAAGAAGACCTTAAGTTTCTCATGACTCCCATGGCCATTACGGGACAGGAAGCCGTGGGCTCCATGGGTGCCGATGAACCCCTAGCGGTACTCTCCAACCGGGCCATCCCCCTCTCCAATTATTTCAAGCAGCGCTTTGCCCAGGTGACCAATCCGCCGATAGATCCCATCCGGGAAGAATTGGTGATGTCCCTGGTCTCCCTAATTGGGCCACGTCCCAATCTGTTGGGACACCCCCAGGTGGGGGGGACCCATAAACGGCTGGAGGTGAGCCAACCCGTCCTCACCAATACCGATCTAGAGCGGATACGGCGCATTGAAGATCATACGGGTGGGGCCTTTCGTACCCATACCTTGGATATTTGCTACCCGGTGACAGAAGGTGCTGGCGGCATGGAAGCGGCCCTGCAAAATCTCTGTCAAAGGGCTGAGCGGGCTGTCCATGAAGGATACAATATTTTAATCCTTTCGGATCGCAGCATGGACATGGACCATATCGCCATACCAGCGCTGCTCGCCACCTCAGCCGTACACCATCACCTGGTACAGACGGGGCTGCGGACCGAGACTGGCCTGGTGGTGGAAACGGGGGCTGCCCGCGAAGTGCATCATTTTGCCGTGCTAGCGGGCTATGGGGCTGAGGCCATTAACCCTTATCTGGCTTTCGAAACCCTCTCCACCCTGCGCAAAAAGCTTCCGGAGAAGCTCAGCGAAGAAGAAGTCCAAAAACGCTATATTAAAGCGGTAGGCAAAGGCCTATTGAAAATCATGTCCAAGATGGGCATCTCTACCTACCAGTCCTACTGCGGCGCTCAGATCTTCGACGCAGTGGGGCTCTCTAGTGATTTTATAGAAAAGTACTTTACCGGTACGGCTTCCACTATCGAGGGGGCAGGTCTTGGCGAAATTGCTGAAGAAGCATGCCGCTGGCATCGGGACGCTTACAGCGATGCGCCCATCTACCGCCATGGGTTGGATGTGGGAGGCTACTATGCCTACCGCCTCCGCGGCGAGGACCATATGTGGACCTTTGAAACCATCTCCAAACTCCAGCATGCCACCCGTGCCAATGAAGCCAAGACTTATCAAGAATATGCCCAATTGGTGAACGAGCAAAACAAACGGTTGCTCACCTTGCGGGGCTTATTCCAATTCCGTTTTGCCGAGAACTCCATCCCGTTGGAGGAAGTGGAGCCAGCCAGTGAGATCGTCAAGCGCTTTGCCACGGGAGCCATGTCCTTCGGCGCTATCTCCTACGAGGCCCACACCACCCTTGCCATTGCCATGAACCGCATTGGCGGCAAATCCAATACCGGTGAAGGGGGTGAGGAACCCGAGCGCTTTAAGCTCATGCCCAATGGGGATTCCATGCGTTCAGCCATCAAACAAGTGGCCTCCGGCCGCTTTGGCGTCACCACCGAGTATTTGGTCAATGCGGATGACATCCAGATTAAAATGGCCCAAGGGGCCAAACCCGGCGAAGGGGGACAACTCCCCGGGCATAAAGTGGATGCCACCATTGCCCAGGTGCGCCATTCGACCCCTGGCGTGGGGCTCATCTCCCCCCCGCCCCATCACGACATCTACTCCATTGAGGATCTGGCGCAGCTCATCTTTGATCTCAAAAACGTCAATCCCCGGGCCAGAATCAGCGTCAAATTGGTCTCCGAAGTCGGGGTAGGCACCGTCGCTGCCGGGGTCTCCAAAGCCCACGCAGACCATGTGACCATTGCCGGGCATGATGGCGGGACGGGCGCTAGTCCCCTGACTTCTATCAAGCATGCCGGCCTCCCCTGGGAAATTGGTCTTGCCGAGACCCAACAAACCTTAGTGCTGAACCGGCTTCGTGGCCGTATTTCCGTCCAAGTGGACGGGGGCATGCGTACCGGTCGTGATGTAGTCATCGGCGCCCTGCTGGGGGCCGATGAATTCGGTTTCTCCACCGCGCCACTCATTGTGGAAGGTTGCATTATGATGCGCAAGTGCCATTTAAACACCTGCCCGGTAGGGGTCGCCACCCAAGACCCGGAACTGCGCAAACGTTTTGTCGGCAAACCTGACTACGTGGTCAACTACTTCTTCTTCGTCGCCGAAGAAGTCAGGCAACTGATGGCCCAATTGGGTTTTCGCCGCTTTGATGAAATGATCGGACGTTTAGATACCCTCGACACGCGGCGGGCCATCGAGCATTGGAAAGCCAAGGGATTGGATTTCTCCCGGATCCTTCACCAGCCTGCGGTAGGCCCCGAGGTAGCTATCTATAATCGCGAAACCCAGGATCATGGATTGGATAAGGCCTTGGATCGGCAACTCATTGCCCAAGCCCAACCTGCCCTAGAACGCCAGGAGCCGGTGCAAATTGAGATCCCGGTACGCAATACCCACCGTACGGTAGGCGCCATGCTCTCCGGGGAAATCGCCCAGCGTTATGGCCATCAGGGCCTCCCAGAAAATACCATCCAGATCAAGGCTCGAGGAACTGCTGGACAGAGCTTTGGCGCTTTTCTGGCCCATGGCATTGCCATGGAGCTCATCGGTGAAGCGAACGATTACGTAGGAAAAGGGCTCTCTGGCGGCCGCTTGGTCATCTGCCCTCCCCCTGAATGTCCCATCGTGCCTGAAGAAAATATCATCATTGGCAACACTGTGCTTTATGGCGCCATCAGCGGCGAGTGTTACTTCCATGGGGTGGCTGGCGAGCGTTTCGCAGTGCGCAACTCGGGAGTGACTGCCGTGGTGGAAGGCCTGGGGGACCATGGCTGCGAGTATATGACAGGGGGGGTCGTGGTGGTGCTCGGCAAAACCGGGCGCAACTTTGCTGCGGGTATGAGTGGTGGTATTGCCTATGTACTGGATGAGACTGGAGATTTTGAGCAACGTTGTAACCTAGCAATGGTGGAATTGGAACCCATTACCGAAGAAGATGAGGCTTTAGAGCACCTAGAACACCAGGGGGGGGATTTAGAAACCCATGGTCGAGTGGATGTTAGCCACCATATCAGTCGCTTCGATGCTCAACGCCTCAGAGGTCTTATTGAGAAGCATCAGCAGCACACCAATAGCGAGCGGGCTCGCCAAATCCTGGAAAACTGGAACGATTATTTGCCCAGGTTTGTCAAAGTTATGCCAGTAGATTACCGGCGCGCCTTGCAGGAAATGGAACGGGCACAAGCGGCTAGAGAAACCGTCCATGCCATGAAAAAGGAGGCTCTAGGCTAATGGGTAAACCTACTGGATTTATGGAAATTCCCCGCCGGGATCGGACCGATGCCCCGGTGGCAGACCGGATTCAACATTTTCGGGAATTTGCCTTGCCCTTAAGCGAGGGCGAACTCAGGGAGCAAGGGGCCCGCTGCATGGATTGCGGTATTCCCTTTTGTCATCCCGCTTGCCCCGTCAATAACATTATTCCCGACTGGAATGATTTGGTATACCGGGATGACTGGCGCCAAGCCCTCGAGGTCCTCCACTCTACCAATAATTTCCCGGAGTTCACCGGCCGCATCTGTCCCGCCCCTTGCGAAGCTTCTTGCACCCTCAATCTGACCGATGAACCGGTCACCATTAAAACCATCGAATGCGCTATTGTCGATAAGGGTTGGGAGGAAGGCTGGATCACCCCTGAGGTCCCCACCCATAAGACAGGAAAGCGGGTCGCTATCGTGGGTTCAGGCCCAGCAGGACTGGCTTGCGCCCAGCAACTGGCTCGGGCGGGACATCAGGTCGAAGTGTTCGAAAAAAGCAATCGGATTGGTGGCCTACTTCGCTATGGGATTCCAGACTTCAAGATGAACAAATCCCTCATTGACCGGCGTATGGCCCAGATGCGAGCAGAAGGCGTACAGTTCCACCCAGATACCCATATTGGGGGAGACGTTCCTGCACGCCAACTGGTTGAGACATACGACGCGGTGGTTCTGGCTGGAGGGGCCGAACACCCCCGGGACCTTCCCATCCCGGGACGGGAACTCAAGGGGATCCATTTTGCGATGGATTTTCTGACCCAACAAAACCGCCATGTGGCCGGAGACACCCTCCCTGAGCAAGAGAGCATTAGCGCCAAGGACAAACACGTGGTTGTCCTGGGTGGCGGTGACACGGGTTCAGACTGTATCGGGACTTCTTTCCGCCAGGGTGCGCTCTCTGTCACCCAGTTAGAGATCATGCCCCAGCCTCCGGAAAAGGAGGATAAGCTTCTCACCTGGCCTAACTGGCCTTATAAACTCCGCACCTCCAGTTCCCAAGCAGAAGGTGCCTCGCGGGATTGGGCGGTCGCGACCAAGACCTTCCTGGGAGAAAATGACCGGGTCACGGCTCTCCAGGTGGTGCGCCTTGAATGGCGTCAGAACCAAGAGGGGCATTGGAAAATGCAGGAAATACCCAACACCGAGTTGGAGCTTCCCGCCGACTTGGTACTGCTAGCCATGGGCTTCATTCATCCAGTGCACGAAGGCCTGTTGCAGGAGTTGGGTACTGCCCTAGATGGACGCGGCAATGTGCAAGCAGATACCGAAAGCTATCAAACTTCCATCCCGAAGGTCTTTGCTGCTGGCGATATGCGCCGCGGTCAATCCCTCGTAGTTTGGGCTATTCGTGAAGGTCGACAGGCCGCTCAAGCTGTGGATGAATTTCTCATGGGCCACTCGAGCTTGCCTCGCTGACGGCCTCTCACCCGCTTAAACACTCCAGCTCACTGTGGGGAATACACCCCCGTGAGCTGGAGTACAGCACCAAACAATTAGGGAGAAACCCTAATTTCATATTGGAAGACATTGGCTTAACATATTTCATAAGAAATCATCAGCCCTTGTTAAATACAGGGGATCTTGTTATATCCAATGCCTTATCAATTAAGGGAGGCTATCATGTCATTAGCCACTCACCCTGCGGTAACCAGTACCCCCCCGGCCAAAGTTAAAAACCGCACCGTGACGTTATCTCCCCCCACCATCCTGGACATCTCCATGTGCCGGGAGTTTTGGGAGATCGCGCAACAAGCCCGGGACTCCGAGATAAAAGTGATCATCGATCTTCAAGAGACTGTCTCCATTCACGACTCCGGCTATACGTTGCTCTGGATGTTGAAAGAGAGTCTTGCCAAGGAACGGACGGACCTCCTGCTCCTCCATTGTCGACCCCATTTGAAAAAGGCACTGTGGTCACACGGATTTGACCCCCATTTCACGATCTTGTAACCCTAGCAAGCCAGGGCTTTGAACGATCCCCACTCCATGGGATCGGCCTGTGGCATGCATGCCCTAGTCCCGCACGCCCATCTCCAGCTCAAGTGCCAGGGCCAACGTATGAAATTCCAAGGCAACCGATCAGAACTTGAAACAGCGAGGTAAGCCATCTTGGAGGAGTTATGAATGCACAATCAAGTGTCCAGCTTCGCAGTGGAAATGCCATGCCTATTTTTGGTTTAGGGACTTGGCAGTTAACGATTGATACTGCGGGCACCGTCGCCTATGCCCTAGAACTCGGATACCGGATGATTGACACGTCAAGCGATTACGGCACGCAACCAGGCATTGGTGAGGCGATAAAAAGAAGTAAAATCAGCCGCGGTAGCCTCTATATCGTAACGAAAGTAGAAGAAACCGACGATGCCTACCAAGCCACCAAAGAATATTTGAGTGAGATGGATTTGGAGTATAGCGATCTGATGCTTATTCATCGTCCACCCACCACAGGCGCTGGTGAGGAGTTGTGGGATGGTTTAATTCGCGCCAAAAAAGAGGGTCTTACAAAAGATATTGGGGTAAGCAACTACTCGGCTGAACTCAGTCAGAAACTGATCGATGCCACCAGCGAAGTACCTACTGTAAACCAAATTGAATGGAGTCCGTTCGGCCATAGTGGAGATTTCAAGAACTTTTGCGCTAAGAATAACATCGTTATTCAGGCATACAGCCCACTGACCCGTGGCAACAGGCTTGATAATAAAGCGCTTAATCAAATGGCCAGCAAATACCATAAAACACCTGCGCAAATGATGCTTCGCTGGAATATCCAGCTCGGTACGGTTCCTTTACCGAAAGCTAATCAGAAAAGCCATTTAGAAGAAAACCTTGGCATTTTTGATTTCGAAATAAGTACTCAAGACATGGAAATTCTCAGTAATCTGAACGAAGAATATTCATCACTAGGATCTTTGCCTTATGTCTAATAGTAACTTATTTCCAGACTGTTACAGAAGAATACCAGCAAGCAAAGATGACCCCGATGGCGTTCTGCAATATATAAAAATCACAAGGTAAAAAGATCCGACTCCTGCCTTCGTCGAGACCTTAATTCTATTACCGTTTCGCCTCTTGTTGGCCAACCTTGCCTAGGTGTTTGATAGGACACATGCCGTCTTGCCTCCCTCTGCAGAGCAGTGCATTGGCGCAGACTCACATATTCCTCTACGCTAATGAATAGGCATACTGTGATTTGTAAACACAGGAAGCCCGGCCACCTTTCTTTTTTAGGAATAGTTTTGTGGTCAGTGTATTATTATTTGTGGTTTGCGTTATTTTACTTTATGGCCACAGGGGTAGGAATCCTTTCCCGAGTATATTTGCCGGAATCACAGAGCTTTGACCCGGAGTTAGCCCTCCCCACCATAGGCCTACAATTACTGCCTGATATGCTCGTGGGGGTGCTACTAGCCGGTATTTTTGCCTCGACCATGTCCACGGCAGACTCGTTGGTGCTATCTTGCTCAGCGGCATTCACCCATGATTTACTGCCGCAACGCCTTGAAAACATGGGGGAGATAAAAACAACCACCGTGGTTGTTACGGCGTTGGCCTTGGCAATTGCGCTCAGTAATAACAAGAACGTATTCACCTTAGTTATCTTGTCCTGGTCGTTTCTGGCTTCAGCTTTTGTGCCCTTATTACTAATTTACATTATGGGCGGAAAACCCACGGATTGGCAAGCTTTGACCATTCTAGGTGTGGGCGTCGGTGTGGCCATGGCCTGGCGCTGGTTGGATCTCCATCATGCTCTCTACGAAGGAATGCCAGGCATTCTAGCGGGTCTAGCGACTTTTGGAGTGCTATGCCTGTTCGGAAAAGTCGATACCCTTTCGGAAGCTAAGCCAGACAGCGAATAACCCGAGGAGCACCTTTCCTCTTTGGTGAGGACTCCGGATTTTTCACCATACATAAAATATTTTTATCTACTATGTAAAAGTAATGAATACCCATAAGACAATTTCCCGTAGCTACTTTGATGCCGTCATTTTCGATCTAGATGGGGTGATTACCCGCACGGCTCGTGTTCACGCTGCCGCCTGGAAATCCATGTTTGACGATTTTCTGCAAAAACGGGCTCAAGGCGCAGCGTTCAAGCCTTTTGACGACCATGATTATCGCGAGTATGTGGACGGCAAACCCCGCTATGAGGGGGTGAGAAGCTTTCTCCAGTCCCGCAATATCGAATTACCCTATGGCGATCCCTGTGACTTGCTAGAGAAGGAAACGGTATGTGGGTTAGGTAACCGCAAGAATGAACTCTTTCAGGAAAAGTTGAAAAAGGAAGGGGCAGAAGTATATCACACCTCCGTCCAGTTGATTCGGCGTCTGCGCAGTAAAGGATTTCAGACCGCCGTAGTCTCTTCCAGCAAGAATTGCGGCCGCATCCTGGATACGGTGAAACTCACCCATCTATTTGAGGTGAAGGTGGATGGCAACGATGCGGCAACTTTAGACCTCAAGGGCAAACCTCACCCTGATATTTTCCTGGAGGCTGCCAATCGGTTAGGCTTAGAACCTAAGCGCTGTGTGGTCTTTGAGGATGCGATAGCAGGAGTTAAGGCAGGCAGACAAGGCCAATTTGGCCGCGTGATTGGAGTCGATCGGGAGAAGCAGACGGAAGCGCTGAAAGCGGCCGGGGCTGACATTGTGGTCAAGGATCTGGCGGAGATAGGGATCGTAGTCCACATGCTTGATCTTTCTCTTGCCCTAGAAGCCCTAAGCGCGCTCCAAGACAACATCGCCCAACGGGAGGTGGTCACCTTTCTCGACTACGACGGCACCCTCACCCCCATTGTCTCCCACCCTGAAAAGGCCATCCTCTCAGGAGAAATGGGCCAGACATTGAGGATGCTGGCTGAACAATGCACAGTGGCCATTATTAGTGGTCGGGGACTGCAAGACGTGCGCCAACGGGTGGCCATTGACAGTCTTTATTACGCCGGCAGTCATGGCTTTGAAATCGCCGGTCCTGGGGAGCTGGAAATGGAGCAGGAGCAGGCCCAAGCCCACCTCCCGGCCCTGGATGAAGCAGAGAAGGCACTGAAAAAACAACTAGAAAATATTGCAGGAGCCCAGATAGAACGCAAGCGATTTTCCATTGCGGTTCATTACCGCAATGTGGCGGAGGCCCAGATCGGCGCCATAGAAAAGATGGTGGAGCAGACGTTGGAGCAACACCCAGGGTTACATAAAAGCCATGGCAAAAAAGTGTATGAGCTTCAGCCGGATGTGGCCTGGGATAAGGGCCGGGCTTTGTTGTGGCTGCTGGACAAACTAGAACTCAACCGCCCGGATGTGCTCCCCCTTTACATCGGCGATGACATTACTGATGAAGACGCCTTTCAAGTTCTGGAAGAACGGGGTTTGGGACTGGTGGTGGGAGAAGAGGCCCGGGATACTTACGCGGAATACCGCTTGAAGGATTCCCATCAGGTGAGGGAATTTCTCCATGCCCTGACCCGAATGCTGGGAGAACGCAATGCCTGGACCCTGACTTACCGCGGCTTTGAAGCCCAAGAAGAAGGCTTACGGGAAGCCTTATGTACCTTAGGGAACGGCTACTTTGCCACCCGCGGGGCAGCTCCAGAATCCCAGGCCGACAACATCCACTATCCAGGAACCTATCTAGCAGGTGGCTATAATCGCTTGAAGACAGCTATCGCTGGACGTACGGTGGAAAACGAAGATCTCGTCAATTTACCTAACTGGTTGTGTCTAGATTTTCGCCATATCGACGGGAAATGGTTTGATTTAAAAGAAATGGAGATTCTCTTCTATCGCCAAGAACTGGATATCAAACGAGGAATACTCACCCGTATAGTCCATTTCCGTGATGAAAAAGACAGGGAAACCCGGGTGACTCAACGCCGCCTGGCGAGCATGGCCCACATGCACCTTGCCGCATTGGAGACGGTGATTATCCCCCTCAATTGGTCTGGCACCTTGGAGGTGCACTCGGCCTTGGATGGACAAGTGATTAATTCCGGGGTAGCCCGATACCAAGCGCTGAATAGTAAGCATTTGAAGCCGGTAGAAACCCAACCAATCAACAACCAAATTCTCCTGCTTAAGGTACGAACGAATCAATCCCAACTGACCATTGCTCAGGCGGCTAGGTTGGAGGTCTTCCTCGATAATAAACCTGCGGCGGTAGATCGGCAGATGGAGGAGGAAACCGCTTATGTCGCTCAAGCATTTACCGTCGAAATGGAGAAAGGAATCCCGCTCACGCTGGAAAAGACGGTAGCCCTTTATACGGCCCGGGATTCGGCCATTTCCGAATGCGGCCTAGAAGCGGTCAAGACCATCCAGGATGCCCCTCGTTTTGAAGGCCTTTGGGACACCCACTGTCTGGCCTGGAAACACCTTTGGCGACAGTTTGATATGCAACTGGAAATTGCTAGAAGCGCTGGTAATCACCACATCCAGCGAATCCTTCGGCTATACAGTTTTCATCTCCTCCAAAGCGCGTCGATGCACTCCCTGGATATTGATGTTGGCATGCCTTCCCGGGGGTGGCATGGGGAAGCCTATCGGGGACATATTTTTTGGGATGAATTGATTATTTTTCCTTTTCTCAATTATCGTGCCCCTCAGATCACGCAAACCCTGCTCATGTACCGGTATCGTCGACTGAATGAAGCGCGCAAGGCGGCCCGAGCACTGGGCTATAAAGGCGCCATGTATCCCTGGCAGAGCGGTAGCGATGGGCGGGAAGAATCCCAGCAGCTTCATCTTAACCCCCAATCGGGACGCTGGATACCCGATAATTCTCACTTGCAGCGGCATATCAACGCGGCCATCGCCTACAACATCTGGCAGTATTTTCAAGTCACTGGCGACTTAAATTTTCTCGCTTTCTATGGGGCGGAAATGATTCTGGAGATTGCCCGGTTCTGGGCTAGCATCGCCACCTACAACGAAGGGCTAGATCGCTATGAAATTCTAGGAATCATGGGGCCAGACGAGTTTCACGATGCTTACCCAGAGGCTGAAAGCCCCGGCCTCAACAACAATGCCTACACCAACCTTATGGCTGTTTTCGTGCTGAACAAAGCCCTGGAGCTGTTCCAATTATTGCCGGAGCAAGAATGTCAGCAGCTTTGCGAAAAATTGGCCATCCAGGAATCGGAGAAAACACGCTGGCAAGACATCAGCCGTAAGATGCGAGTAGTGTTCCATGACGACGGTATCATTAGCCAGTTCGAGGGCTATGCCAAACTAGAGGAATTCGATTGGGAAGGCTACCGAAAGAAATACGATAATATTCAACGCTTAGACCGCCTTCTGGAGGCGGAAGGCGATACAGTCAACCGCTATAAAGCGTCAAAACAAGCCGATGTGCTGATGTTGTTTTACCTTTTCTCCTCAGAGGAATTAGGTGAGCTGTTCAAGCAACTCGGCTATCCGTTTGATCCGGAGCAGATCCCTAAGAACATCGATTATTATCTCCAACGGACCTCCAATGGTTCCTCCCTAAGCTGGATCATCCATTCTTGGGTTGCCACCCGCCGGGACCGGGAACACTCCTGGCAACTCTTCCAGGAAGCATTGAAGACCGATGTGGCAGATATTCAGGGGGGAACTACTCCTGAAGGTATCCATCTGGGCGCCATGGCAGGCTGCGTCGATCTAGTGCAACGCTGTTACACGGGGCTGGAGGCTAGAGGTCAAGTGCTACGTCTCAATCCTCGCTTCCCTGAAAAATTGAGAAGTATTCACATACACCTGCGTTACCGCGGGCACTGGTTAGAGCTAGAGATTTCTTGTGAGAAATTAAAGATAGAATCCCTTACCAGTGGGGCTGCACCCGTAAAAATAGAAGTTAAAGGAAGTCAATTCCAACTTGAAGAAGGCAAGGTGAAAGAAATCCAGCTATGAATTTGAACCCTAAGTATTCCCCACGGACTCACCTTAATCTCAATGTTCGCGGTCTCAGCCAATCTGCCACCTTGGCTATCAACGAACGCTGTGCTGGACTCATCCGTGACGGCAAAGAAGTCTTCCGCTTCGGTCTCGGCCAATCCCCTTTTCCCATCCCTCTGCCCATCGTTGAGGCGCTCAAGGCCAATGCCCACCAAAAAGATTACCTGCCGGTGAAAGGCCTACCTGCACTGCGCGAAGCCATTGTTGGCTATTATCAACGTACTGAAGGCTTAGACTACTCCCCCGATAAAATTTTGGTGGGGCCAGGCAGTAAGGAGCTAATGTTTATTGTCCAACTAGTCTATTATGGCGACCTGGTCATTCCAACTCCAAGTTGGGTCTCCTACGCTCCCCAAGCTTCCATTATTGGTCGCCATCTCCGCTGGCTTCCAACCCAAATAGAGACCGGGCTTGGAGTGACACCTGAAGCCCTGAATAATTTGTGTCAAACCGATCCGGAACGTCCACGACTGCTAATTCTTAACTACCCAGGCAACCCCAGCGGCATGACCTACAGTGCCGCGCAGCTAAAAGCGATTGCCAAAGTAGCCCGGCGCTATCGGGTCCTGGTGCTGGCAGATGAAATCTATAGCGAGCTGCATTTTGAGGGGAAGCATATCTCTATCGCTCGTTTTTACCCGGAGGGCACCCTCATCAGCAATGGCTTGAGTAAATGGTGTGGGGCGGGCGGATGGCGGCTCGGCGCCTTTATTTTTCCTCAGTCCCTAACCTGGCTCTTAGAGAGCATGGCGGCAGTGGCCAGCGAAACCTTTACTTCAACCAGTGCTCCCATCCAATATGCAGCCGTTGAGGCTTTTCGAGGTAGCACCGAAATCAAGCACTATACGCGACAAGTCCGGCGCCTTCTTCACGCCCTCACCCGCTTCGCCGCACGCCGGCTACGGGATATAGGCGCAGCGGTCGCCGACCCCCAAGGCGCATTCTACCTGTTTCCCAATTTCGACCCCCTGCGGGAGCAACTCTGCCGCCGTTCTATGACCAACAGCGAAATCCTCTGTAC encodes the following:
- a CDS encoding glutamate synthase subunit beta, whose amino-acid sequence is MGKPTGFMEIPRRDRTDAPVADRIQHFREFALPLSEGELREQGARCMDCGIPFCHPACPVNNIIPDWNDLVYRDDWRQALEVLHSTNNFPEFTGRICPAPCEASCTLNLTDEPVTIKTIECAIVDKGWEEGWITPEVPTHKTGKRVAIVGSGPAGLACAQQLARAGHQVEVFEKSNRIGGLLRYGIPDFKMNKSLIDRRMAQMRAEGVQFHPDTHIGGDVPARQLVETYDAVVLAGGAEHPRDLPIPGRELKGIHFAMDFLTQQNRHVAGDTLPEQESISAKDKHVVVLGGGDTGSDCIGTSFRQGALSVTQLEIMPQPPEKEDKLLTWPNWPYKLRTSSSQAEGASRDWAVATKTFLGENDRVTALQVVRLEWRQNQEGHWKMQEIPNTELELPADLVLLAMGFIHPVHEGLLQELGTALDGRGNVQADTESYQTSIPKVFAAGDMRRGQSLVVWAIREGRQAAQAVDEFLMGHSSLPR
- the gltB gene encoding glutamate synthase large subunit; protein product: MRDEALPLKQGLYDPHNEHDSCGVGFVANVKGHKSHDLIRQGLRILENLTHRGAVGADPLAGDGAGILIQMPDRFLREECAGQGIKLPPAGEYGVGMLFLPQGTDNRAACEERISYYIEAEGQTLLGWRDVPTDNIKLGESVKAVEPVVRQVFIGRGENTPSGDVFERKLFVIRKQIENAARGLDKADPAAFNIPSMSSRILVYKGMLLANQVASYFLDLKDERMTTALSLVHQRFSTNTFPSWDLAQPFRMIAHNGEINTLRGNINWMAARRHSMTSELLGDDLKKLWPLIAEGQSDSACFDNALELLVTGGYPLAHAMMLLIPEAWAGNPLMDEKQRAFYEYHAALMEPWDGPAAMAFTDGRMIGATLDRNGLRPARYLVTKDDLVVMASEMGVLDIPEERIVKKWRLQPGKMLLIDLEEGRIIDDDELKRKLADAEPYQKWLDQTQIRIEQLPAETGPMAPAPETLLDRQQAFGYTQEDLKFLMTPMAITGQEAVGSMGADEPLAVLSNRAIPLSNYFKQRFAQVTNPPIDPIREELVMSLVSLIGPRPNLLGHPQVGGTHKRLEVSQPVLTNTDLERIRRIEDHTGGAFRTHTLDICYPVTEGAGGMEAALQNLCQRAERAVHEGYNILILSDRSMDMDHIAIPALLATSAVHHHLVQTGLRTETGLVVETGAAREVHHFAVLAGYGAEAINPYLAFETLSTLRKKLPEKLSEEEVQKRYIKAVGKGLLKIMSKMGISTYQSYCGAQIFDAVGLSSDFIEKYFTGTASTIEGAGLGEIAEEACRWHRDAYSDAPIYRHGLDVGGYYAYRLRGEDHMWTFETISKLQHATRANEAKTYQEYAQLVNEQNKRLLTLRGLFQFRFAENSIPLEEVEPASEIVKRFATGAMSFGAISYEAHTTLAIAMNRIGGKSNTGEGGEEPERFKLMPNGDSMRSAIKQVASGRFGVTTEYLVNADDIQIKMAQGAKPGEGGQLPGHKVDATIAQVRHSTPGVGLISPPPHHDIYSIEDLAQLIFDLKNVNPRARISVKLVSEVGVGTVAAGVSKAHADHVTIAGHDGGTGASPLTSIKHAGLPWEIGLAETQQTLVLNRLRGRISVQVDGGMRTGRDVVIGALLGADEFGFSTAPLIVEGCIMMRKCHLNTCPVGVATQDPELRKRFVGKPDYVVNYFFFVAEEVRQLMAQLGFRRFDEMIGRLDTLDTRRAIEHWKAKGLDFSRILHQPAVGPEVAIYNRETQDHGLDKALDRQLIAQAQPALERQEPVQIEIPVRNTHRTVGAMLSGEIAQRYGHQGLPENTIQIKARGTAGQSFGAFLAHGIAMELIGEANDYVGKGLSGGRLVICPPPECPIVPEENIIIGNTVLYGAISGECYFHGVAGERFAVRNSGVTAVVEGLGDHGCEYMTGGVVVVLGKTGRNFAAGMSGGIAYVLDETGDFEQRCNLAMVELEPITEEDEALEHLEHQGGDLETHGRVDVSHHISRFDAQRLRGLIEKHQQHTNSERARQILENWNDYLPRFVKVMPVDYRRALQEMERAQAARETVHAMKKEALG